From one Bacteroides fragilis NCTC 9343 genomic stretch:
- a CDS encoding DUF2461 domain-containing protein, which yields MSNIPVIFRFLKDLTANNNREWFNEHREEYEIARLEFENFLSTVIARISLFDESIRGIQPKECTYRIYRDTRFSSDKTPYKNHFGGYINAKGKKSYHSGYYIHIQPEGCMLAGGSLCLPSNILKALRQSIYDNIDEYRSIVEDPEFQQFFPIVGEDFLKTAPKGFPKDFKYIDYLKPKEFTCAYSVPDSFFLTPDILDKIEEVFRQFKRFADFTNFTIDDFE from the coding sequence ATGAGTAATATACCTGTTATCTTTCGTTTTTTAAAGGACCTTACTGCGAACAACAATCGCGAGTGGTTTAATGAACATCGGGAAGAGTATGAAATAGCCCGTTTAGAATTTGAAAATTTCCTTTCCACAGTAATTGCCCGTATTTCACTTTTTGATGAAAGTATTCGTGGTATTCAACCTAAAGAATGCACTTATCGCATTTACCGGGATACCCGCTTTTCTTCCGATAAAACTCCCTATAAGAATCATTTTGGGGGATATATTAACGCAAAAGGGAAAAAATCCTATCACAGTGGGTACTATATACATATACAACCTGAGGGTTGCATGCTAGCCGGAGGAAGTTTATGCTTGCCTTCTAATATTTTAAAAGCACTTCGCCAGTCTATCTATGATAACATTGATGAATATCGTTCGATAGTGGAAGATCCTGAATTTCAGCAATTCTTCCCCATTGTAGGTGAAGATTTCCTAAAAACAGCTCCCAAAGGATTCCCGAAAGATTTTAAATACATTGATTATTTGAAACCTAAAGAATTCACTTGTGCTTATTCCGTCCCGGACAGTTTCTTTTTGACTCCGGATATTCTGGACAAAATAGAAGAAGTGTTCCGGCAATTTAAACGTTTTGCCGACTTTACGAATTTCACTATCGATGATTTTGAGTAA
- a CDS encoding alpha-amylase family glycosyl hydrolase, with protein sequence MKNENKMIIYQVFTRLFGNNNNHCIYNGDISQNGCGKMADFTAKALGEIKKLGATHIWYTGIIEHASQTDYRRYNIRPDHPAIVKGKAGSPYAIKDYYDVDPDLATDVPGRMKEFENLVSRTHRAGLKVIIDFVPNHVARQYHSDAQPDGTTQLGANDDPNYSFSPYNNFYYIPQSELHGQFDMTGNALEPYHEFPAKATGNNRFDAYPNINDWYETVKLNYGVDYQNGGTCHFSPTPDTWTKMLDILLFWSSKNIDGFRCDMAEMVPVEFWEWAIPQVKQEYPNIIFIAEVYNPHEYKNYLFRGKFDFLYDKVGLYDTLRNVACGYDSATAITRSWQSLGGIEKRMLNFLENHDEQRIASDFFAGDPRKGVPALIVSACMNTNPMMIYFGQEFGEMGMDSEGFSGRDGRTTIFDYWSVDTIRRWRNEGKFDGKMLTEEQKHLYAIYQRVLTLCNEEQAISNGVFFDLMYANENGWRFNEHKQYTFMRKYKNELLFIVVNFDNQPVNVAINVPSHAFDFLQIPQFDSYKAVDLLTDKVEEISLLPYKATEIALGAYTGKILKIKF encoded by the coding sequence ATGAAGAACGAAAACAAAATGATTATTTATCAAGTGTTTACACGCTTGTTTGGTAATAATAATAATCACTGTATCTACAATGGAGATATTTCACAAAATGGTTGTGGAAAAATGGCTGATTTTACTGCCAAAGCTTTGGGAGAAATAAAAAAACTGGGAGCAACACATATTTGGTACACGGGTATTATCGAACATGCCAGCCAAACTGATTATAGAAGATACAACATCCGTCCGGATCATCCGGCTATTGTAAAAGGTAAAGCGGGATCTCCATACGCCATTAAAGATTATTATGATGTAGATCCGGATCTGGCTACTGATGTCCCTGGAAGAATGAAAGAATTCGAAAATCTAGTAAGTCGTACACACAGAGCAGGATTAAAAGTAATAATTGATTTTGTTCCGAACCATGTAGCGCGTCAATACCATTCGGATGCACAACCTGACGGCACCACTCAGCTGGGAGCCAATGATGATCCTAACTACTCTTTTAGTCCGTACAATAATTTCTACTATATTCCGCAATCGGAATTGCATGGACAGTTTGATATGACGGGAAATGCCTTGGAACCCTATCATGAATTTCCTGCCAAAGCAACCGGAAATAACCGTTTTGATGCTTACCCTAATATTAATGACTGGTATGAAACCGTAAAGTTAAATTATGGTGTGGATTATCAGAATGGTGGAACTTGCCATTTCTCCCCTACTCCGGATACTTGGACTAAAATGTTGGATATCCTCCTTTTTTGGTCCTCTAAAAATATTGATGGTTTCCGTTGTGACATGGCCGAAATGGTTCCGGTAGAATTTTGGGAATGGGCTATCCCTCAAGTGAAACAGGAGTATCCGAATATTATATTTATTGCTGAAGTATACAATCCGCACGAATATAAGAATTATTTATTTCGTGGTAAATTTGATTTTCTCTACGATAAAGTAGGACTGTATGATACATTGCGCAATGTAGCTTGTGGTTATGACTCTGCAACTGCTATTACTCGTAGTTGGCAGTCTTTAGGGGGGATTGAAAAGCGGATGCTTAACTTCCTTGAAAACCATGACGAACAACGTATTGCATCTGATTTTTTTGCCGGAGATCCACGCAAAGGTGTTCCTGCCTTAATTGTATCTGCTTGCATGAATACTAACCCCATGATGATCTACTTTGGTCAGGAATTCGGAGAAATGGGAATGGATAGTGAAGGTTTCAGTGGACGTGATGGACGTACTACTATTTTCGATTATTGGAGTGTAGATACAATTCGGCGCTGGCGAAATGAAGGAAAGTTTGACGGGAAGATGCTAACTGAAGAGCAAAAACATTTATATGCAATTTATCAGAGAGTTTTGACGTTGTGCAATGAAGAACAGGCAATATCAAACGGCGTATTCTTTGATTTGATGTATGCTAATGAAAATGGATGGAGATTTAATGAGCACAAGCAATATACATTTATGCGTAAATACAAGAATGAATTGCTATTTATTGTCGTAAACTTTGATAATCAGCCAGTAAATGTTGCGATTAATGTGCCTTCTCATGCCTTTGACTTTTTACAAATTCCTCAATTTGATTCTTATAAAGCGGTTGATTTACTAACAGATAAAGTAGAAGAAATCAGTTTACTGCCATATAAGGCAACAGAAATCGCTTTAGGAGCTTATACGGGTAAAATATTGAAGATTAAATTTTAA
- a CDS encoding aminotransferase class IV family protein — MCQFIETIRIERGVVYNLDYHTERMNQTRAVFWPDEPPLNLSESLKPIMNVEMIKCRVVYSRWIEEILYTPYQIRPVHSLQIVHSDNIDYTYKSTDRSAINELYMHKREQDEILITRNGLLTDTSIANIALFNGKEWHTPKHPLLKGVQRAALIDKHLIREKEITVDQLFNYSQICLFNAMIDFGKIKIDVNRELIRI; from the coding sequence ATGTGCCAATTTATTGAAACGATACGTATAGAGAGAGGAGTAGTGTATAATTTGGATTATCACACAGAGCGAATGAACCAGACGCGTGCTGTTTTTTGGCCAGACGAACCGCCATTAAATCTATCGGAAAGTCTGAAACCAATAATGAATGTAGAAATGATAAAGTGTAGAGTAGTCTATAGTCGATGGATAGAAGAGATCCTATACACACCTTATCAAATACGCCCAGTACATTCTTTACAGATTGTTCATTCGGATAATATCGATTACACTTACAAAAGTACAGATCGGAGTGCAATAAATGAACTTTATATGCATAAACGGGAACAAGATGAAATATTAATTACTAGAAATGGACTGTTGACAGATACATCTATAGCTAATATTGCTCTCTTTAACGGAAAAGAGTGGCACACTCCCAAACACCCTCTCCTTAAAGGTGTCCAAAGAGCGGCATTGATTGACAAACATCTAATCAGAGAAAAAGAAATAACCGTAGACCAATTGTTTAACTATTCCCAGATTTGTTTATTCAATGCAATGATTGATTTTGGTAAGATAAAGATTGATGTCAATAGAGAGCTAATACGGATATAA
- a CDS encoding Gfo/Idh/MocA family oxidoreductase — protein sequence MEIIKTGLAAFGMSGQVFHAPFISTNPHFELYKIVERSKELSKERYPQASIVRSFKELTEDPEIDLIVVNTPDNTHYEYAGMALEAGKNVVVEKPFTSTTKQGEELIALAKKKGLMLSVYQNRRWDADFLTVRDILAKSLLGRLVEYESTFARYRNFIKPNTWKETGESGGGLTYNLGSHLIDQAIQLFGMPEAVFADLGILREGGKVDDYFIIHLLHPSLAPNVKITLKASYLMREAEPRFALHGTLGSYVKYGVDKQEAALLAGEIPERPNWGEESEQEWGLLHTEINGKEICRKYPGIAGNYGGFYQNIYEHLCLGQPLETHAQDILNVIRIIEAAYQSHRENKIVNLK from the coding sequence ATGGAAATAATAAAAACCGGATTGGCTGCTTTTGGTATGTCGGGACAGGTGTTTCACGCTCCATTTATCAGCACGAATCCTCATTTTGAACTTTACAAAATAGTAGAGCGTAGTAAGGAACTCTCTAAAGAACGATATCCGCAAGCATCAATAGTACGTAGTTTTAAGGAGTTGACAGAAGATCCTGAAATAGATCTTATAGTCGTTAACACTCCGGACAATACACATTATGAATATGCCGGAATGGCTCTTGAAGCCGGGAAAAATGTAGTAGTTGAGAAACCGTTTACTTCTACCACCAAACAGGGTGAAGAATTAATAGCTTTGGCTAAGAAAAAAGGTTTGATGCTAAGTGTATATCAGAATCGCAGATGGGATGCAGATTTCTTAACGGTACGTGATATTCTTGCCAAATCCTTATTAGGACGTTTGGTAGAATATGAATCTACATTTGCTCGTTATCGTAATTTTATAAAGCCTAATACTTGGAAAGAGACCGGAGAGTCCGGTGGTGGATTAACCTATAATTTGGGTTCACATCTGATCGATCAGGCTATTCAGCTTTTTGGGATGCCTGAAGCTGTTTTTGCAGATTTAGGTATCCTGCGTGAAGGAGGAAAAGTTGATGATTATTTTATAATTCATCTGTTACATCCTTCGTTGGCACCAAATGTGAAAATCACCTTGAAAGCAAGTTACCTGATGCGAGAAGCCGAACCACGTTTTGCCTTACATGGAACACTAGGTTCGTATGTTAAATATGGAGTCGATAAACAGGAAGCTGCTCTATTAGCTGGTGAAATACCTGAACGTCCGAATTGGGGAGAAGAATCAGAGCAGGAATGGGGATTATTACATACAGAAATAAATGGAAAAGAAATCTGCCGAAAATATCCGGGCATAGCCGGAAATTATGGTGGCTTTTATCAGAATATTTATGAACACTTATGTTTAGGACAACCATTGGAAACACATGCACAAGATATTTTGAATGTGATACGAATAATCGAAGCGGCTTATCAAAGCCATCGAGAAAATAAAATTGTCAATCTTAAATAG
- a CDS encoding patatin-like phospholipase family protein has protein sequence MENSVLTGKPYNIGYALSGGFIKGFAHLGVIQALLEHDIKPDIISGVSAGALAGVFYADGNEPYRVLDYFSGHKFQDLTKLVIPKVGLFALGEFIDFLKSNLKAQKLEDLKLPLIITATDLDHGRSMHFHKGNIAERVAASCCMPVLFTPVKIGNTHYVDGGLLMNLPVSTIRNECEKVVAVNVSPLMAEKYKMNIVSIAMRSYHFMFRANTFPERDNCDLLIEPYNLEGYSNTELEKAEEIFEQGYNTASEVLDQLIEEKGKIWK, from the coding sequence ATGGAAAATAGTGTATTAACCGGAAAACCTTATAACATCGGATATGCCTTGAGCGGAGGCTTTATTAAAGGCTTTGCCCATTTGGGAGTTATTCAGGCTTTATTGGAACATGATATTAAACCGGATATTATCTCAGGAGTCAGTGCCGGGGCTTTGGCCGGAGTATTTTATGCCGATGGCAACGAACCCTATAGGGTTTTGGACTACTTTTCCGGACATAAATTTCAGGACTTGACAAAACTTGTAATTCCTAAAGTAGGCTTATTTGCTTTGGGAGAGTTTATTGACTTTTTGAAGTCAAATCTTAAAGCTCAGAAGCTAGAGGATTTAAAACTTCCTCTTATCATTACTGCCACTGATCTGGATCATGGTCGCAGCATGCATTTTCATAAAGGGAATATAGCTGAACGGGTAGCTGCTTCATGCTGTATGCCGGTGTTATTTACACCTGTAAAAATAGGAAATACACATTATGTGGACGGAGGACTTCTGATGAATTTACCTGTATCTACCATCCGAAATGAATGTGAAAAAGTGGTAGCAGTGAATGTCAGCCCGTTGATGGCAGAAAAATATAAAATGAACATCGTTAGCATTGCCATGCGTTCTTATCATTTTATGTTTCGTGCCAATACGTTTCCGGAGCGAGACAATTGCGATTTACTAATTGAACCCTACAACCTAGAGGGTTATAGCAATACTGAACTTGAAAAGGCCGAAGAGATTTTTGAACAAGGCTATAACACTGCTTCTGAGGTTCTGGACCAACTAATTGAAGAGAAAGGAAAGATATGGAAATAA
- a CDS encoding alpha amylase C-terminal domain-containing protein, with amino-acid sequence MEKTLNLIKNDPWLEPYKDAIVGRFEHAMDKKAELTNGGKSTLSDFASGYLYFGLHRTDKGWIFREWAPNASHIYMVGTFSNWEEKPAYKLKRLKNGSWEIKLPIDTIQHGDLYKLHVYWEGGQGERIPAWANRVVQDDNTKIFSAQVWAPEKPFKFKKKTFKPSTDPLLIYECHIGMAQQEEKVGTYNEFREKILPRIAKEGYNCIQIMAIQEHPYYGSFGYHVSSFFAASSRFGTPEELKQLIDTAHGLGIAVIMDIVHSHAVKNEVEGLGNFAGDPNQYFYPGGRREHPAWDSLCFDYGKNEVMHFLLSNCKYWLEEYHFDGFRFDGVTSMLYYSHGLGEAFCNYGDYFNGHQDDNAICYLTLANELIHEVNPKAITIAEEVSGMPGLAAKVEDGGYGFDYRMAMNIPDYWIKTIKEKIDEDWKPSSMFWEVTNRRQDEKTISYAESHDQALVGDKTIIFRLIDADMYWHMQKGDENYIVHRGVALHKMIRLLTASTINGGYLNFMGNEFGHPEWIDFPREGNGWSCKYARRQWDLVDNKNLTYHYLGDFDADMLKVIKSVKNIQQTPVQEIWHNDGDQVLAYQRKDLVFVFNFNPSQSFTDYGFLVTPGTYEVVLNTDNIIYGGNGLSDDSVKHFTLPDPLYKKEKKEWLKLYIPARTAMVLRRTK; translated from the coding sequence ATGGAAAAGACTCTTAATCTTATTAAAAATGATCCTTGGCTGGAACCTTACAAAGACGCTATCGTTGGACGTTTTGAACATGCCATGGATAAGAAGGCCGAATTGACCAATGGGGGAAAATCTACGTTATCGGACTTCGCTTCCGGATATCTTTATTTCGGTTTGCATCGCACTGATAAAGGATGGATATTCCGTGAGTGGGCACCGAATGCATCACATATTTATATGGTGGGTACATTCAGTAATTGGGAAGAAAAGCCTGCTTATAAACTAAAACGCCTGAAAAATGGTAGTTGGGAAATCAAATTACCGATCGACACTATACAACATGGTGACTTATATAAATTACACGTCTACTGGGAAGGCGGACAGGGAGAACGAATCCCTGCTTGGGCCAATCGGGTAGTACAAGATGACAATACAAAAATATTCAGTGCCCAGGTATGGGCACCGGAAAAGCCATTTAAATTTAAAAAGAAAACTTTTAAGCCTAGTACAGATCCACTGTTAATCTATGAATGTCATATCGGTATGGCACAGCAGGAAGAAAAAGTCGGAACTTATAATGAGTTTCGTGAAAAAATTCTGCCGCGTATTGCCAAAGAGGGATACAATTGTATTCAGATTATGGCTATACAGGAGCACCCATATTATGGTAGTTTTGGCTATCATGTATCGAGTTTTTTTGCTGCATCGTCTCGTTTTGGAACTCCAGAAGAACTTAAGCAGTTGATTGATACCGCACACGGATTGGGTATTGCTGTCATTATGGATATCGTTCACTCACATGCAGTAAAGAATGAAGTAGAAGGGTTAGGAAACTTTGCAGGTGATCCAAATCAATATTTCTATCCAGGCGGACGAAGAGAACATCCGGCATGGGATTCACTTTGTTTTGACTATGGTAAAAATGAAGTGATGCATTTTTTACTTTCCAATTGTAAATATTGGTTGGAAGAATATCATTTTGATGGCTTCCGTTTTGACGGGGTGACATCCATGCTTTATTATAGCCACGGATTGGGAGAAGCATTTTGCAATTACGGCGACTACTTTAATGGACATCAAGATGATAATGCCATCTGCTATCTGACATTGGCAAACGAATTGATTCATGAAGTAAATCCTAAGGCTATTACCATTGCAGAAGAGGTTTCGGGTATGCCAGGACTTGCCGCCAAGGTGGAAGATGGAGGATATGGATTTGATTATCGTATGGCTATGAATATCCCCGATTATTGGATCAAGACAATTAAAGAGAAGATAGATGAAGATTGGAAACCATCCAGCATGTTTTGGGAAGTAACTAACCGTCGGCAAGACGAAAAAACAATTTCGTACGCTGAAAGTCATGATCAGGCATTGGTAGGAGATAAAACGATTATTTTCCGCCTGATTGATGCAGATATGTATTGGCATATGCAGAAAGGTGATGAAAATTATATAGTTCATCGGGGCGTTGCTCTTCACAAAATGATTCGTTTACTAACTGCAAGCACCATTAACGGTGGATATCTGAACTTTATGGGAAATGAATTCGGACATCCGGAATGGATCGATTTTCCGAGGGAAGGTAATGGATGGTCATGTAAGTATGCTCGCCGCCAATGGGATTTAGTCGATAATAAAAACTTGACTTATCATTATCTGGGTGATTTTGATGCAGATATGTTGAAAGTAATTAAGAGCGTAAAAAACATCCAGCAAACCCCTGTACAAGAAATATGGCACAACGATGGCGACCAAGTGTTAGCGTACCAACGTAAAGATCTTGTTTTTGTATTCAATTTTAATCCGAGTCAATCATTCACCGATTATGGCTTTTTAGTAACACCGGGAACTTATGAGGTGGTACTGAATACAGATAACATAATTTATGGAGGAAATGGCTTGTCAGATGATAGTGTGAAGCATTTCACATTGCCCGATCCTTTGTATAAGAAAGAAAAGAAAGAATGGTTGAAACTCTATATTCCTGCACGTACAGCAATGGTATTGAGAAGAACCAAATAA
- a CDS encoding MFS transporter has protein sequence MVQSQTQPVRRIAFPILIALSVSHCLNDLLQSVISAVYPLFKEDLSLSFAQIGLITLVYQMSASVFQPLTGLIFDKRPIAWSLPIGMSFTLIGMLNLAFASNLNWLLASVFIIGIGSSVLHPEASRITFLASGGKRGLAQSLFQVGGNLGGSLGPLLVALLVAPYGRHHIALFAILALAAICVMFPICRWYRSYLNHLKKRPIHAKAYIERPLPPQKTVFAITILMILIFSKYIYMASLNSYYTFYLIHKFNVSIQQSQLFLFVFLVATAIGTLMGGPIGDKIGRKYVIWGSILGTAPFSLLMPHAGLVWTIILSFCVGLMLSSAFPAILLYAQELLPNKLGLISGLFFGFAFGVAGIASAVLGNMADKFGIDAVYNVCAFMPLLGLVTWFLPDLKKVRSEKQE, from the coding sequence TTTCGGCTGTATATCCTCTTTTTAAAGAAGATCTTTCGTTAAGTTTCGCTCAGATTGGATTGATAACCCTAGTTTACCAGATGTCTGCTTCTGTATTTCAACCACTGACCGGCCTTATTTTTGATAAACGTCCTATAGCTTGGTCGCTTCCTATCGGAATGAGTTTCACTTTGATAGGTATGCTGAATCTGGCTTTTGCATCCAATCTGAATTGGCTGCTTGCTTCTGTCTTTATCATTGGAATAGGTTCGTCTGTTCTCCATCCGGAAGCATCCCGTATCACCTTTTTGGCTTCGGGAGGGAAACGGGGATTGGCACAATCACTTTTTCAGGTAGGTGGAAATCTGGGGGGATCGTTAGGCCCTTTATTAGTCGCATTATTAGTGGCTCCTTATGGCAGGCATCATATTGCACTATTTGCTATCCTTGCTTTGGCGGCTATTTGTGTAATGTTTCCTATTTGCCGCTGGTACCGTTCTTATCTGAACCATCTTAAAAAACGTCCGATCCATGCAAAAGCATATATCGAGCGCCCGCTTCCTCCTCAAAAGACTGTATTTGCTATCACGATACTGATGATTCTTATATTCTCTAAATATATTTATATGGCAAGTCTGAACAGCTATTATACATTTTATCTGATCCATAAGTTTAATGTAAGCATTCAGCAGTCGCAACTCTTTTTATTTGTATTTCTGGTAGCCACTGCCATTGGTACATTGATGGGAGGCCCCATTGGAGACAAGATAGGCCGTAAATATGTTATTTGGGGGTCGATCCTGGGAACAGCTCCTTTTAGTTTATTGATGCCACATGCCGGACTCGTATGGACTATAATTCTTAGTTTCTGTGTCGGCTTAATGCTTTCGTCTGCTTTTCCAGCTATTCTGTTATATGCACAAGAGCTGCTTCCCAACAAGTTAGGACTGATTTCCGGACTTTTTTTCGGTTTTGCATTTGGAGTGGCAGGCATTGCATCTGCTGTTCTTGGCAATATGGCCGATAAGTTTGGGATTGATGCTGTATATAATGTTTGTGCATTTATGCCGTTGTTAGGATTGGTGACCTGGTTTTTACCGGATCTGAAGAAAGTGAGAAGTGAAAAACAAGAATAA